One stretch of Filifactor alocis ATCC 35896 DNA includes these proteins:
- the cdaA gene encoding diadenylate cyclase CdaA has product MELIFLWEIKDVLINMQLKDIVDILIVSYIFYNLYLLIKETRAEQLMKGILVLLAITRIAEVLELQLLSWLLTHTIQAGMFALLIVFQPELRRILEYLGQTKFLSTSITNSYTNNDNFILELVEGMMSLSRQKIGALIILERKTGINEIIQTGTKIDGELTRQLLINIFIPNTPLHDGAVVVRKNKIAAAGCFLPLTENKFLNQELGTRHRAALGISERSDCISLVVSEETGHISIAQNGKLYKDLKEDTLKSLLKKGLEEEQPKYSFLKKRGEQK; this is encoded by the coding sequence ATGGAGTTGATTTTTTTGTGGGAAATAAAAGATGTTTTAATTAATATGCAATTAAAAGATATTGTTGATATTTTAATTGTATCGTATATTTTTTATAATTTATATCTTTTAATAAAAGAAACAAGAGCAGAGCAATTAATGAAAGGTATTTTAGTACTACTGGCGATAACAAGAATTGCAGAAGTGTTAGAGTTACAATTGTTATCTTGGTTGCTAACTCATACCATTCAAGCGGGAATGTTTGCGCTATTAATTGTTTTTCAACCTGAGCTACGTAGAATATTAGAGTATTTAGGACAGACAAAATTTCTTTCTACCAGTATTACGAATTCCTACACGAATAATGACAATTTTATTTTAGAATTGGTGGAGGGAATGATGTCATTATCAAGACAAAAAATAGGAGCGTTGATTATTTTAGAAAGAAAGACGGGAATTAATGAAATTATTCAAACAGGGACTAAGATTGATGGGGAGTTGACAAGACAACTTTTAATTAATATTTTTATTCCTAACACGCCTTTACATGACGGTGCTGTTGTAGTGAGAAAAAATAAAATTGCTGCTGCGGGATGCTTTCTTCCATTGACAGAAAATAAATTTTTAAACCAAGAATTGGGTACGAGACATCGGGCAGCACTTGGGATTAGCGAACGGTCAGATTGTATTTCTTTAGTAGTTTCAGAAGAAACAGGACATATTTCCATTGCTCAAAATGGAAAGTTATATAAGGATTTGAAAGAAGATACTTTGAAATCTTTGTTAAAGAAAGGTTTGGAGGAAGAGCAACCGAAGTATAGTTTTTTAAAGAAAAGAGGAGAACAAAAATGA
- a CDS encoding tetratricopeptide repeat protein: MSCIDIHLRKNIEKLRFLELPKEYFRDCDDFIYDNEIQVPIFTDYLEEMILKKKEGISIGEALKSMGYVMGIDKDFKYNNLYFKIIQKYISNPTAFFSSYANTEYNKGEYRNAIIILSCIIHFYSTELDVLFNYANLCKGMIDRTNNPEEKENFYYESKRVFKLIVKHNPRFAMAQYQLGFFFLNDNCLEDAKNSFEIAKKYISEDNMDILEDIDIQINNIKNINSLSIIEKLIEEGNIDLAIRDLYKFHPFRNEEKYKRFFLLGYGYRIKGEYKKAIEHYSHAFDLCNTEVELISELALCFAMMNDFEQAEELYLAALDLSPDSAVLLCNLSMVYMNMNELGLSEKYIKQALDLDDKDEIALSVWRALKKLI; the protein is encoded by the coding sequence ATGAGTTGTATAGATATACATTTAAGAAAAAATATTGAAAAATTAAGATTTTTAGAGTTGCCGAAGGAATATTTTAGAGATTGTGATGATTTTATTTATGATAATGAGATACAGGTTCCTATTTTTACCGATTATTTGGAAGAAATGATTTTAAAAAAGAAAGAAGGAATATCTATTGGTGAAGCATTAAAATCTATGGGATATGTGATGGGGATAGATAAGGATTTTAAGTACAATAATTTATATTTTAAGATTATTCAAAAGTATATATCGAATCCGACTGCTTTTTTTTCTAGTTATGCCAATACAGAATATAACAAAGGTGAGTATAGGAATGCCATTATCATATTATCATGTATTATACACTTTTATAGTACCGAACTGGATGTACTGTTTAATTATGCAAATCTTTGTAAAGGAATGATTGATAGAACGAATAATCCGGAGGAAAAAGAAAACTTTTATTATGAAAGTAAGCGGGTATTTAAATTGATTGTAAAACACAATCCTCGATTTGCTATGGCTCAATATCAGTTAGGCTTTTTTTTCTTGAATGATAATTGCTTGGAAGATGCAAAAAATAGCTTTGAAATTGCAAAAAAATATATATCGGAAGATAATATGGATATTTTGGAAGATATTGATATCCAAATAAATAATATTAAAAATATTAACTCCTTGAGTATAATTGAAAAATTAATAGAGGAAGGAAATATAGATTTGGCTATTAGGGATTTGTATAAATTCCACCCTTTTCGAAATGAAGAGAAGTATAAAAGATTTTTCCTTTTGGGATATGGTTATAGAATTAAGGGAGAGTATAAAAAGGCAATAGAGCATTATTCACACGCTTTTGACTTATGTAATACAGAGGTTGAATTGATTTCTGAATTGGCTCTTTGTTTTGCCATGATGAATGATTTTGAACAAGCGGAGGAACTATATTTAGCAGCGTTGGATTTATCACCGGATTCTGCAGTATTATTATGTAATCTATCTATGGTGTATATGAATATGAACGAGCTTGGATTATCTGAAAAATATATAAAACAGGCATTGGATTTAGATGATAAAGATGAGATTGCTCTATCTGTTTGGAGAGCTTTAAAGAAATTAATTTAG
- the prmA gene encoding 50S ribosomal protein L11 methyltransferase, translating to MKWTEVEIVTSNEAVDAICEILLEIGISGVSIQDPHDLKSFKEEFPFWDYIDEEVESGKKADVIIKAYVSESDNLSEILENLQFRILELKKFDLNIGKGKISTNSLKQEDWEESWKDYFQTFHATDKIVINPVWRHYTPTEGEIVIDMDPGMAFGTGEHETTSMCIELIEKNIKYQDNLLDIGCGSGILSIVAKKLGANIVEAIDLDPVAVKVAKENIEYNHLTGQIVVKEGNLLDESIGLYDIVVANIMADAIIMLIQSVRLFMNKDGMFIASGIISDKLSEVVFELKKHNFVITTLLQKGEWNAIVAKQGE from the coding sequence ATGAAATGGACAGAAGTAGAAATAGTAACGTCTAATGAAGCTGTGGATGCAATTTGTGAAATTTTATTGGAGATTGGGATTTCTGGTGTTTCTATACAAGATCCACATGATTTGAAAAGTTTTAAAGAAGAGTTTCCTTTTTGGGATTATATTGATGAAGAAGTAGAATCAGGGAAAAAAGCAGATGTTATTATAAAAGCTTATGTTTCTGAATCTGACAATTTAAGTGAAATATTAGAAAACTTACAGTTTAGAATATTAGAGTTGAAAAAATTTGATTTGAATATAGGAAAGGGCAAAATATCGACAAATTCTCTTAAACAAGAAGATTGGGAAGAAAGTTGGAAAGATTATTTTCAAACATTTCATGCCACGGATAAAATAGTGATTAATCCTGTGTGGAGACATTATACACCAACAGAGGGCGAGATTGTAATCGATATGGATCCCGGTATGGCGTTTGGAACTGGAGAACATGAAACAACTTCTATGTGTATTGAATTGATTGAAAAGAATATTAAATATCAGGACAATTTGTTAGATATAGGTTGCGGAAGTGGAATTCTATCAATTGTAGCAAAAAAATTAGGTGCCAATATCGTGGAAGCTATTGATTTAGATCCCGTTGCCGTTAAAGTTGCAAAAGAAAACATAGAATATAATCATTTAACCGGACAAATTGTTGTGAAAGAAGGAAATTTGCTTGATGAAAGTATTGGGTTGTATGATATTGTTGTTGCCAATATTATGGCTGATGCGATTATCATGTTGATTCAATCAGTTCGTTTATTTATGAACAAAGATGGAATGTTCATTGCTTCTGGAATTATTTCAGATAAATTGAGCGAAGTGGTTTTTGAACTCAAAAAGCATAACTTTGTTATTACTACTCTTCTTCAAAAGGGAGAATGGAATGCTATAGTAGCAAAACAGGGAGAATAA
- a CDS encoding RsmE family RNA methyltransferase — MDRFYVDHPFKEHAFLDDIEEIKHITKVLRFSVGDYVEIFDSVQGEYIAKISAIDSKRIYFDIQKELPKSKSNIFVTLYQGIAKGHRMEFLIQKSTELGVDTIIPVRFQRSVAKLEKDDKKIQRWNKICLEASKQCKRNKISCVKNAIDFSELSSELLKNDLNLFFYEEEHNLTLKSYLKEQLNRIKVLQNGVSIGIIVGPEGGITEQEKDILVSEGIPSLSLGKRILRTETVSVAVLSMLHYELEL; from the coding sequence ATGGATCGTTTTTATGTTGATCATCCTTTTAAGGAACATGCCTTTTTAGACGATATAGAAGAAATTAAACATATCACTAAAGTTTTAAGATTTTCTGTAGGAGATTATGTAGAGATATTTGATTCCGTGCAAGGGGAGTATATTGCAAAAATATCAGCAATTGATTCAAAAAGGATTTATTTTGATATTCAAAAAGAATTACCGAAATCAAAATCAAATATTTTCGTCACTCTTTATCAAGGTATCGCAAAAGGCCATAGAATGGAATTTTTAATTCAAAAATCAACAGAGCTGGGTGTTGATACAATTATTCCTGTCCGTTTTCAAAGGTCGGTAGCAAAGTTAGAGAAAGATGATAAAAAGATACAGCGTTGGAATAAGATTTGTTTAGAAGCATCAAAACAGTGTAAACGAAATAAAATCAGTTGTGTAAAGAATGCTATAGATTTTAGTGAGTTGTCCTCAGAATTATTGAAAAATGATTTAAATTTATTTTTTTATGAAGAAGAGCACAACTTAACATTGAAAAGTTATCTAAAAGAGCAGCTGAATCGAATAAAAGTGTTGCAAAACGGTGTAAGTATAGGAATTATTGTTGGACCTGAAGGTGGAATTACAGAGCAGGAAAAAGACATATTGGTTTCAGAAGGAATTCCGTCCTTGTCATTGGGAAAAAGAATATTGAGAACTGAAACTGTCAGTGTAGCAGTTTTGTCGATGTTACATTACGAGTTAGAATTATAA
- a CDS encoding chromate transporter produces MKDLKLYLEIFFSFFKIGMATIGGGYAMIPIIQDEIVNRKRWILEEEFIDILSVAQTTPGPIAVNTSVFVGYQTSGMIGAIMAVLGCVLPSFCIISIIATFFVKIKDNIYVNSAMMGVKPAVVALIFSSAIKIYQTSKLQYSTIPFIVIVIFLICVLKITPILLILFGILAGLVSCRKSEGK; encoded by the coding sequence GTGAAGGATTTGAAATTGTATTTGGAAATTTTTTTTAGTTTTTTTAAAATTGGAATGGCAACTATCGGTGGAGGATATGCGATGATTCCTATTATCCAAGATGAGATTGTAAATAGAAAACGATGGATTTTAGAAGAAGAATTTATAGATATTCTATCTGTTGCACAAACAACTCCCGGACCTATCGCTGTTAACACATCTGTTTTTGTAGGATATCAAACAAGTGGTATGATAGGAGCTATCATGGCCGTATTAGGTTGTGTATTGCCTTCTTTTTGTATTATTAGTATCATTGCTACTTTTTTTGTAAAAATAAAAGATAATATTTATGTTAACTCTGCTATGATGGGAGTTAAACCTGCTGTAGTAGCATTGATTTTTTCTTCTGCAATAAAAATTTATCAAACATCTAAATTACAGTATTCCACAATACCATTTATCGTTATAGTTATTTTTCTGATTTGTGTATTAAAAATAACTCCTATTTTATTGATTTTATTTGGAATTTTAGCAGGATTGGTATCTTGTAGAAAATCGGAAGGGAAGTAA
- a CDS encoding CdaR family protein → MKNFYKKNAKVKLIVLFSSFILWIYVMGVVDPIITRDITINDISFIYENSNNNMEFVPIDDVQTVRIQMKGKSSDITNQISNGIGVTGIISNPKIGENTVMLKTELPAKIHYEFIPKEFVVKLDTIAVQSRTIEIDVIDESTTAERVYSIENNITSTYVEGASSELKKVEKIIATVKLDNRKENFSEKLELYAVDKNGKRMNTVHLSDKYVFVKVSFNYSKEVDVVPNIVSYNGEKLRLSAYSTEPNTILLTGDTKSLDMLTEVYTKQIPCNNILACIGNQIELNNVDGLSMEPSSVKITRIDENILQKEIKYDVSEIIFKNFSSEEIEKVKNILKESIIATVLYSKELDSEIDKSNVTIVLDKNNTDNVTKKVSFQLVTRLPIDSYKVNVNEIFLGN, encoded by the coding sequence ATGAAGAACTTTTATAAAAAAAATGCAAAAGTCAAGTTGATTGTTCTTTTTTCTTCTTTTATCTTATGGATTTATGTAATGGGTGTCGTGGATCCTATTATTACGAGAGATATTACCATAAACGATATTTCCTTTATATATGAAAATTCTAATAACAACATGGAATTTGTTCCGATAGATGATGTTCAAACTGTTAGAATACAAATGAAAGGAAAGTCCAGTGATATTACAAATCAAATCTCTAATGGAATTGGTGTAACCGGAATTATTTCCAATCCTAAGATTGGGGAAAATACTGTTATGTTAAAAACAGAACTTCCTGCAAAAATTCATTATGAGTTTATTCCGAAAGAATTTGTAGTAAAGTTGGATACTATAGCTGTGCAAAGCAGGACTATTGAGATAGACGTTATTGATGAATCAACAACAGCCGAAAGAGTCTATTCTATAGAGAACAATATCACATCTACTTATGTAGAAGGTGCCAGTTCAGAGTTAAAAAAAGTAGAAAAAATTATAGCAACTGTTAAATTAGACAACAGAAAAGAAAATTTTAGTGAAAAATTGGAGTTATATGCAGTTGATAAAAATGGCAAGAGAATGAATACAGTGCATCTAAGTGATAAGTATGTTTTTGTAAAGGTATCGTTTAATTACTCTAAAGAGGTAGATGTTGTTCCTAATATAGTTTCTTATAATGGTGAGAAACTTCGTTTAAGCGCTTATTCGACGGAACCAAATACAATATTGCTTACAGGGGATACCAAATCGCTTGATATGCTAACAGAAGTATATACAAAGCAGATTCCTTGTAATAATATTTTAGCTTGTATAGGAAATCAAATAGAGCTAAATAATGTTGATGGTTTATCTATGGAACCTAGTAGCGTAAAAATTACTCGCATAGATGAAAATATATTACAAAAAGAGATAAAATATGATGTTTCCGAGATTATATTTAAAAATTTTTCATCGGAAGAAATAGAAAAAGTAAAAAATATTTTGAAAGAGTCTATCATAGCAACAGTGTTGTACAGTAAAGAGTTGGATTCTGAAATCGATAAAAGTAATGTAACTATTGTTTTGGATAAAAATAACACGGACAATGTGACTAAAAAGGTATCATTTCAGTTGGTAACAAGACTTCCGATAGACTCATACAAAGTAAATGTAAATGAAATATTTTTAGGTAATTAG
- a CDS encoding SAM-dependent methyltransferase has protein sequence MSVTIIGLGPGNIDNLSLGAYRELVSGKKIYCRTKEHPVVDALLEQGIQFEFLDRFYSDYDKFETVYETICEFIVLCAEKQDLIYCVPGHPYVAETTVAMIEKELERKNIECRVIGSMSFVDAIYQYLKLDPVHGFCLLNAMDFDENKIDTGKSLILTQVYNSWIASEVKLKLMEIYGDEFEIWIVEGALIPNLEKKVKIPLYRLDQIKWKFNHLTSLYIPVQLEKLHYSFYDLVDLIRVAKSAYGYAWDKNRCYNTLEKYLSCKSNELNLSSDNKDIDNLIEELGDVLLLILLCAQNGRETGFFDIFDVIDLLYRNLTLKSIT, from the coding sequence ATGTCTGTAACCATCATTGGACTGGGTCCGGGAAATATTGACAATTTGAGTTTAGGGGCATATAGAGAACTTGTATCAGGTAAAAAAATATACTGTAGAACAAAAGAACATCCTGTAGTGGATGCTTTATTAGAGCAGGGAATACAATTTGAATTTTTAGATAGATTTTATTCGGATTATGATAAATTTGAAACGGTATATGAGACCATTTGTGAGTTTATTGTTCTTTGTGCTGAAAAACAAGATCTTATTTATTGTGTTCCCGGGCACCCATACGTTGCTGAAACAACAGTAGCTATGATTGAAAAAGAATTGGAACGAAAGAATATTGAATGTCGTGTGATAGGTTCTATGAGCTTTGTTGATGCTATTTATCAATATTTGAAGTTGGATCCGGTACATGGTTTTTGTTTGTTAAATGCGATGGATTTTGATGAAAACAAGATAGATACAGGGAAAAGTTTGATATTGACACAGGTGTATAATAGTTGGATTGCTTCTGAAGTCAAATTAAAACTGATGGAGATATATGGCGATGAGTTTGAAATATGGATTGTAGAAGGAGCTCTTATTCCAAATTTAGAAAAAAAAGTAAAGATCCCTTTATATCGCTTAGATCAAATAAAATGGAAATTCAATCATCTTACAAGTCTGTATATTCCAGTTCAATTAGAAAAATTACACTATAGTTTTTATGATTTAGTTGATTTGATAAGAGTAGCAAAAAGTGCGTATGGGTATGCTTGGGATAAAAATCGATGCTATAACACATTGGAAAAGTATTTATCGTGTAAAAGCAATGAATTGAACTTGTCCAGTGATAATAAAGATATTGATAATCTTATAGAAGAGTTAGGCGATGTTTTATTGTTGATATTATTGTGTGCTCAAAATGGCAGGGAAACGGGATTCTTTGATATTTTTGACGTTATTGATTTATTATATAGAAACCTCACGCTAAAATCTATCACATAG
- a CDS encoding chromate transporter, with amino-acid sequence MLFILFFTFFKIGLFSFGGGYAMLSMIYHEVVENSNWITPSEFTDILAISQITPGPISINSATYIGILNHKGILGAVSATFGVVLPSFITTIILCKFIIKFKDNIYMESVFTFLRPIVVGFIFASSIMLMNRNNFVDWKSGIIFLVSCLLSYYKKINPIFIIICSAVIGILFRG; translated from the coding sequence ATGTTATTTATCTTGTTTTTTACTTTTTTTAAGATAGGATTGTTTAGTTTTGGTGGAGGATATGCAATGCTTTCTATGATTTATCATGAGGTTGTAGAAAATTCGAATTGGATTACACCATCTGAGTTTACTGATATTTTAGCAATTTCGCAGATTACTCCGGGACCAATATCTATTAATAGTGCAACGTATATTGGAATTTTGAATCATAAAGGAATTTTAGGAGCAGTATCTGCTACCTTTGGGGTAGTCCTACCTTCTTTTATTACTACCATTATTTTATGCAAATTTATTATAAAATTTAAAGATAATATCTATATGGAGTCTGTATTTACATTTTTGAGACCTATTGTTGTTGGATTTATTTTTGCTTCCTCCATTATGTTGATGAATAGAAATAATTTTGTTGATTGGAAAAGTGGTATTATATTTTTGGTTTCTTGTTTATTGTCATACTATAAGAAAATAAATCCAATTTTTATAATTATATGTTCTGCTGTTATAGGTATATTATTTAGAGGATAA
- a CDS encoding peptidylprolyl isomerase yields the protein MPNPIVEMKIKNKGNIKIELYPEIAPNTVNNFISLIKKGYYDGLIFHRIIRGFMIQGGDPRGTGMGGPGYSIRGEFSANGFTNDLKHTEGVLSMARTMDPNSAGSQFFLMTSVSPHLDGQYAAFGKVIEGLNLIMDLEKVKTSFGDKPLEDVVMEMVTVNTFGVDFPEPERY from the coding sequence ATGCCAAATCCAATTGTTGAGATGAAAATTAAAAATAAGGGAAATATCAAGATAGAACTATATCCTGAAATTGCACCAAACACTGTTAATAATTTTATTAGTTTAATTAAAAAAGGATATTATGATGGTTTAATATTTCATAGAATTATCAGGGGGTTTATGATACAAGGAGGGGATCCGAGAGGGACAGGAATGGGAGGTCCCGGATATTCTATCAGAGGTGAATTTTCTGCTAATGGTTTCACAAATGATTTAAAACATACAGAAGGCGTGTTATCTATGGCAAGAACTATGGATCCAAATTCCGCAGGGTCACAATTTTTTTTGATGACATCAGTCAGCCCTCATTTGGATGGACAATATGCTGCATTTGGAAAAGTTATAGAAGGATTGAATTTGATTATGGATTTAGAAAAAGTAAAAACATCATTTGGTGATAAGCCGTTAGAAGATGTTGTTATGGAAATGGTTACGGTAAATACCTTTGGAGTTGATTTTCCGGAGCCGGAAAGATATTAG
- a CDS encoding C40 family peptidase yields the protein MLYRRILSIMIPVIMCPMISFADYQAIVNIDTLNVRAKKDSTSTVLCEVSANARLDVSIEGDKWLKAKVKNKEGYLFQEYVDLYEVTSFGEATFKHNFPMKDTTMNFYKGEVVPVYDYFNGYYLVKKKHQYFYIHDSVVSVDKKSDIAKPTVIKNGMSTKLKSARLEKEEIVKIKQNEVKTEHTEEELISILDNNQTESYVLNYDSNIIKSAKPLEIAKSEDNIDLFDGYEIDIENVEQTKKIKNKKDNKKEEIVPKNTSDFDKLKYSKLVSDNGLDKFVNQSDLLSYAVEELGKPYVYGANGPSTFDCSGFTSYVFKKSGISIPRTSYLQAEKGESVDKNKLKSGDLVFFDTRSLSKLETEVDDPIDGAVVVQESIETVVSHDLEDTNFDKEKKKRVTIKPSKVTHVGIYIGDGKFIHASSGQKKVVINELDSKYYSERYYGAKRYR from the coding sequence ATGCTTTATAGACGTATATTATCCATAATGATTCCCGTCATTATGTGTCCGATGATTTCTTTTGCGGATTATCAAGCAATTGTCAATATCGATACACTAAATGTCAGAGCTAAAAAAGATTCAACTTCTACTGTGTTATGTGAAGTATCAGCTAATGCTCGTTTGGATGTGAGCATAGAAGGGGACAAATGGTTAAAGGCAAAAGTTAAAAATAAAGAGGGGTACTTATTTCAAGAATATGTAGATCTCTATGAAGTTACATCTTTTGGAGAAGCAACTTTTAAACATAACTTTCCTATGAAAGATACAACTATGAATTTTTATAAAGGTGAAGTGGTGCCGGTATATGATTATTTTAATGGATATTATTTAGTCAAGAAAAAACATCAGTATTTTTATATTCATGATTCGGTTGTAAGTGTTGATAAGAAGAGTGATATTGCGAAACCGACTGTCATCAAAAACGGTATGTCTACAAAGTTAAAATCTGCCAGATTAGAGAAGGAAGAGATTGTTAAAATAAAGCAAAATGAAGTCAAAACAGAACATACTGAAGAAGAGCTGATTTCTATTCTTGACAATAATCAGACAGAGTCGTATGTTTTGAATTATGATTCCAATATAATAAAGTCTGCTAAACCGTTAGAAATTGCTAAATCGGAAGATAATATAGATTTGTTTGATGGCTATGAGATAGATATAGAAAATGTTGAACAAACTAAAAAAATAAAGAATAAAAAGGATAACAAAAAAGAAGAGATAGTTCCGAAAAACACTTCTGACTTCGATAAATTGAAGTATTCTAAACTTGTGTCGGATAATGGGCTTGATAAATTTGTTAATCAATCTGACTTACTGTCCTATGCAGTAGAGGAATTGGGGAAACCTTATGTTTATGGTGCGAATGGTCCTTCCACTTTTGACTGTTCCGGATTTACTTCATACGTATTTAAAAAATCTGGAATTTCTATTCCGCGGACATCTTACTTACAAGCTGAAAAAGGCGAGAGTGTAGATAAAAATAAGCTGAAGTCAGGAGATTTAGTTTTTTTTGATACAAGAAGTTTAAGTAAGTTAGAAACAGAGGTTGATGATCCTATCGACGGTGCTGTAGTTGTTCAGGAAAGTATTGAAACAGTAGTTTCACATGATTTAGAAGATACAAATTTTGATAAAGAAAAGAAAAAAAGAGTAACAATAAAGCCAAGCAAGGTTACGCATGTCGGAATATATATTGGGGATGGAAAGTTTATTCATGCTTCTTCGGGACAGAAGAAAGTTGTGATTAATGAGTTGGATTCTAAATATTATTCTGAAAGATACTATGGTGCAAAACGTTACCGATAG
- the recA gene encoding recombinase RecA, translated as MKSSDKKSKNVDNVDRIGAERKKVLDATISKIERDFGKGAVMMLGDNIDMNIETISTGSLGLDLAIGVGGLPKGRIIEIYGPESSGKTTVALHAVAEAQKAGGLAAFIDAEHAMDPVYAKALGVDIDNLIISQPDNGEQALEIAESLVKSGVIDILVIDSVAALVPRSEIEGDMGDSHVGLQARLMSQALRKLTASTNRFKTVIIFINQLREKIGVMFGNPETTTGGRALKFYSTLRLDIRKFDTIKKNDVVVGNRTRVKVVKNKVAPPFRQAEFDIMYGEGISRAGEIVDIASQYGIIEKAGSWYSYNDMKIGQGRENVKQFLLDNQEMMEEIEGQVRRTLLKSHVSENDLIEDALSETKVNMDDFSDLDDTVDLNI; from the coding sequence ATGAAAAGCTCAGATAAAAAAAGTAAAAATGTTGATAATGTAGATCGAATCGGTGCTGAAAGAAAAAAAGTGTTAGATGCGACTATTTCTAAAATAGAAAGAGATTTTGGAAAAGGTGCTGTAATGATGCTTGGTGACAATATAGATATGAATATCGAGACAATTTCAACCGGTTCTCTTGGACTGGATTTAGCAATAGGTGTTGGCGGGCTTCCGAAAGGTAGAATTATAGAAATTTATGGTCCGGAATCTTCAGGTAAGACCACAGTTGCACTTCATGCAGTAGCAGAAGCTCAAAAAGCCGGAGGGTTGGCTGCTTTTATTGATGCAGAACATGCCATGGATCCGGTATATGCAAAGGCGTTAGGGGTAGATATTGACAATTTGATTATTTCCCAACCGGATAACGGGGAACAGGCGTTGGAAATAGCAGAATCATTAGTAAAGAGTGGGGTGATTGATATTTTAGTTATAGATTCTGTTGCAGCATTAGTTCCAAGGTCTGAAATAGAGGGAGATATGGGTGATTCTCATGTTGGTCTTCAAGCTAGATTGATGTCTCAAGCGTTACGAAAACTAACAGCATCAACAAATCGTTTTAAGACAGTTATTATTTTTATCAATCAACTAAGAGAAAAGATAGGAGTTATGTTTGGAAATCCCGAGACAACAACGGGTGGAAGAGCTTTAAAATTCTATTCTACATTAAGGTTGGATATCAGAAAATTTGATACTATCAAGAAGAACGATGTGGTTGTTGGAAATAGAACAAGAGTAAAAGTTGTAAAAAATAAAGTTGCGCCTCCATTTAGGCAAGCAGAATTTGACATTATGTATGGAGAAGGAATATCCAGGGCAGGAGAAATTGTTGATATTGCTTCACAATATGGAATTATAGAGAAAGCAGGTTCTTGGTATTCATATAATGATATGAAAATTGGGCAAGGAAGAGAAAATGTAAAACAATTTTTATTAGACAACCAAGAAATGATGGAAGAAATTGAAGGGCAAGTCAGAAGAACACTGTTGAAATCTCATGTTTCTGAAAATGATTTAATAGAAGATGCACTATCTGAAACAAAGGTAAATATGGATGATTTCTCCGATTTGGATGATACTGTGGATTTGAACATATAA
- a CDS encoding HU family DNA-binding protein: MNKAELVTKMAEKCNLTKKDMEVALNAFMSCVEDALVAGEKVQLVGFGSFETRERAEREGRNPRSPEEVIKIPASKAPVFKAGKGLKEKVNHK, from the coding sequence GTGAATAAAGCAGAATTAGTAACAAAAATGGCTGAAAAGTGTAATTTGACAAAGAAAGATATGGAAGTAGCATTGAATGCTTTCATGAGCTGTGTTGAAGACGCTTTGGTTGCTGGCGAAAAAGTACAATTGGTAGGTTTTGGATCTTTTGAAACCAGAGAAAGAGCGGAAAGAGAAGGAAGAAATCCTAGATCACCAGAAGAAGTTATTAAGATACCTGCATCAAAAGCTCCTGTTTTTAAAGCTGGAAAAGGATTGAAAGAAAAAGTAAACCACAAATAA